The Acidobacteriota bacterium genome has a segment encoding these proteins:
- a CDS encoding FKBP-type peptidyl-prolyl cis-trans isomerase — translation MTRILSTVLLVLVAALSLAAQRPAPTPVPAPADVAAPPADAAKTASGLASKVLAAGKGTAKPGPTDLVTVHYSGWTTDGKMFDSSLSQPAPVTFPLNRLIRGWGEGLQLMVAGEKRRFWIPQNLAYNGQPSRPAGMLVFDVELIEFSEAPGAPPPDVAAPPADAKKTASGLAYKSLRPGKGGPSPVKSNFVTVHYTGWTTDGKMFDTSRDKSPATFGLGEVIEGWTEGVQLMTVGESMRFWIPERLAYKGRDPKGMLVFDVELLAIK, via the coding sequence GACCCCCGTGCCCGCTCCGGCAGATGTCGCCGCCCCACCCGCCGACGCGGCCAAGACGGCCTCGGGACTGGCGTCGAAAGTCCTGGCGGCGGGGAAGGGAACGGCGAAGCCCGGACCGACCGACCTGGTCACGGTGCACTACAGCGGCTGGACCACCGACGGGAAGATGTTCGACAGCTCCCTCTCGCAGCCGGCGCCGGTCACCTTTCCGCTGAACCGCCTGATCAGGGGCTGGGGTGAAGGCCTGCAATTGATGGTGGCGGGCGAAAAGCGCCGCTTCTGGATTCCGCAGAACCTCGCCTATAACGGCCAGCCCTCGCGCCCCGCCGGCATGCTGGTCTTTGACGTCGAGTTGATCGAGTTCAGCGAGGCGCCTGGCGCGCCGCCGCCCGACGTGGCCGCACCGCCCGCCGACGCGAAGAAGACTGCATCCGGCCTCGCGTACAAGTCGCTGCGGCCGGGCAAGGGTGGACCATCGCCCGTGAAGAGCAACTTCGTGACGGTGCACTACACGGGCTGGACCACCGACGGGAAGATGTTCGACACCTCACGGGACAAGTCGCCGGCGACCTTTGGACTGGGCGAAGTCATCGAGGGGTGGACGGAAGGGGTTCAGCTGATGACGGTCGGCGAAAGCATGCGCTTCTGGATTCCCGAGCGCCTGGCCTACAAGGGCCGTGACCCCAAGGGCATGCTCGTGTTCGACGTCGAACTGCTCGCCATTAAATAG